In Schistocerca serialis cubense isolate TAMUIC-IGC-003099 chromosome 8, iqSchSeri2.2, whole genome shotgun sequence, one genomic interval encodes:
- the LOC126416497 gene encoding atrophin-1-like encodes MASPQSPDVLSEFYRLQNQQTQALLDALGQLVQGQRALHTDAAAAASSLPLPLNAVAPPFRPYVAADETWQEWSRQFAFHMAAYRIQATVPSGQRPGDPSTGSPHPQVLPTMPSILPHGDAPPPPQQQQQQQQQQPPPPPTAFDASLQPPGASQGHAPPIASRDQLSAAMELPPAPDHVTSSRVGYPDAMEVDTSAPHVSLRAHTPHVDVHPGLVLQAFPSSPRTGWPGAGGTASPVVRLPTSSHTSTCGPPHGGRKPYYTTVRRFAGEECGVTARHHTC; translated from the exons atggcttcgccacaatctccagatgtactgtccgaattttatcgcttgcagaatcagcagacgcaggcgttactggatgcccttggacagctcgtccagggtcaacgtgcgctgcacaccgatgcggccgccgccgcttcttcgctaccgctgccactgaacgctgttgcacctccctttcgaccatacgtggcagccgatgagacctggcaagagtggtctcgtcaGTTCGCCTTTCACatggctgcctacagaattcaag cgacggtgccgtccggtcagcgccctggggacccatctactggctcgcctcatccccaggtgttaccgacgatgccttccattttgccccatggcgacgcgccgccgccgccgcagcagcagcagcagcagcagcagcagcagccgccgccgccgccgaccgcattcgacgcttcgttgcagccgccaggcgcctcccagggtcacgcgccgccgatcgcttcccgtgaccagctgtccgccgccatggaactcccgcccgctccggaccacgtgacgtcatcgcgcgtcggctaccccgacgcaatggaggtcgacacttcggcccctcatgtttctttacgggcgcatacaccgcatgttgacgtgcaccctggactagttttgcaggcgtttcctagctcccctcggaccggatggccgggtgcgggtggcacagcctcgcctgttgttaggctccccacctcatcgcatacgtcaacatgtggtcctccccacggcgggcggaagccttattacacgaccgttcgccgatttgcgggggaggaatgtggtgtcaccgccagacaccacacttgctag